A window of the Ruminococcaceae bacterium KH2T8 genome harbors these coding sequences:
- a CDS encoding molecular chaperone HtpG, which yields MDSKKGQVSVTTENIFPIIRQWLYSDQDIFMRELVSNCADAIAKYRRLIELGKADGDLDQDFRINVIYDDDEKTIIFEDNGIGMSAEEVEKYINQIAFSGAMDFVTKYQEQSTDKSGIIGHFGLGFYSAFMVADEVTIDTKSFVESEESVRWSSNDGMEYEISESDRKERGTAITLKLSEEAAKIFDSATLRMTLRKYCAFIPSDLYFIDKKADRLHMESEEKRKKEAEEKGETYEIKDVSYVPLNDKAPLWIKKPSECTDDEYKQFYHSVFNDGKDPLFWIHLNMDYPFTLQGILYFPKTDNVYQSLEGRIKIYNHQVFVADNIEEIIPDFLFLLQGCLDCSDLPLNVSRSALQQDEYVKKLSGHIVKKVSDKLNELFKKERESYEKYWSDISVFVKYGMMKEEKFYEKVKDICLFKTTEGKFLTMEELTKEKKQVRYTTDATAQAAYISMAKNEGYEVIILDEEIDNNFISFLEFKYQDIKFKRVDSEISGEDSDEETMKKLREFFRASVGDDKLTVYAKAMGKTSMPALIRESEENRRMQEMRKQYEQFARMTAKDGEDPYAKLDEMFPLIQEFIVNTDSPVISKLTAMKEMGTKDDEAKRLAQHIYDQARLAHGSLDSEGLQRFLAYNSELLGNMLDK from the coding sequence ATGGATTCGAAAAAAGGTCAGGTATCGGTTACTACCGAAAATATCTTCCCGATAATCAGGCAGTGGCTGTACTCGGATCAGGACATCTTTATGAGAGAGCTTGTCTCAAACTGTGCTGATGCTATCGCTAAGTACAGAAGGCTCATTGAGCTTGGTAAGGCAGACGGTGACCTCGATCAGGATTTCCGCATCAACGTAATCTATGACGATGATGAGAAGACCATTATATTTGAGGACAACGGTATCGGTATGTCCGCCGAGGAAGTTGAGAAATACATCAATCAGATCGCTTTCTCCGGCGCAATGGACTTTGTTACCAAGTATCAGGAGCAGTCAACGGATAAGTCCGGCATCATCGGTCACTTCGGACTCGGATTCTATTCTGCTTTTATGGTAGCTGATGAAGTTACTATCGACACAAAGAGCTTTGTTGAAAGCGAGGAGTCTGTTCGCTGGTCTTCTAATGACGGTATGGAGTATGAGATCTCCGAATCCGATCGTAAGGAAAGAGGTACTGCGATCACCTTAAAGCTCTCCGAGGAAGCTGCCAAGATCTTTGATTCTGCTACTCTTCGCATGACTCTTCGTAAGTACTGTGCATTCATTCCTTCGGATCTTTATTTCATTGATAAGAAAGCAGACAGACTTCATATGGAGTCTGAGGAAAAGCGCAAGAAGGAAGCGGAAGAGAAGGGTGAGACCTATGAGATAAAGGATGTAAGCTACGTACCTTTGAACGACAAGGCGCCTCTTTGGATCAAAAAGCCTTCCGAATGCACGGATGACGAGTATAAGCAGTTCTATCATTCTGTATTCAATGACGGTAAGGATCCCCTTTTCTGGATCCACCTCAATATGGATTATCCTTTCACTCTTCAGGGAATCCTTTATTTCCCGAAGACTGATAATGTCTACCAGTCACTTGAAGGCAGGATCAAGATCTATAATCACCAGGTATTTGTAGCCGATAACATTGAGGAGATCATTCCTGATTTCCTTTTCCTTCTTCAGGGCTGCCTTGACTGCTCTGATCTGCCTCTTAACGTATCAAGATCTGCTCTTCAGCAGGATGAATATGTAAAGAAGCTCTCAGGTCATATCGTTAAGAAGGTATCTGATAAGCTTAATGAACTCTTCAAGAAGGAAAGAGAGTCTTACGAGAAGTACTGGTCTGATATCTCCGTATTCGTTAAGTACGGCATGATGAAGGAAGAGAAGTTCTACGAGAAGGTCAAGGATATCTGCCTATTTAAGACAACTGAAGGCAAGTTCCTTACGATGGAAGAGCTTACCAAGGAGAAGAAGCAGGTAAGATATACAACTGATGCTACTGCTCAGGCTGCTTATATCTCCATGGCTAAGAATGAAGGTTATGAAGTCATTATCCTTGATGAGGAGATCGACAATAATTTCATCTCTTTCCTCGAGTTTAAGTATCAGGATATCAAGTTCAAGAGAGTCGATTCGGAGATCTCCGGTGAGGATTCCGACGAAGAGACGATGAAGAAGCTCCGTGAATTCTTCCGAGCATCCGTAGGTGACGATAAGCTCACGGTATATGCGAAAGCGATGGGTAAGACTTCAATGCCCGCTCTCATCCGCGAGTCTGAAGAGAACAGACGTATGCAGGAGATGAGAAAGCAGTATGAGCAGTTTGCAAGGATGACTGCAAAGGACGGAGAAGATCCCTACGCTAAACTCGATGAGATGTTCCCTCTGATCCAGGAATTCATCGTAAATACCGACAGCCCCGTAATCTCAAAGCTTACAGCTATGAAGGAGATGGGAACAAAGGATGATGAAGCCAAGAGACTTGCTCAGCATATCTATGATCAGGCTAGGCTCGCTCACGGATCTTTGGATTCCGAAGGACTTCAGAGATTCCTCGCATATAACTCCGAGCTTCTCGGTAATATGCTCGATAAGTAA
- a CDS encoding branched-chain amino acid aminotransferase: MAYPLLESPVGGVYYYDGKIIEKGSDIESELLKPTDSVTYYETVRIKEGVLLYLEDHLARLAKSVKGIEDFPVDPALIEKTSYGFLREQYPDFKEGNLRIVLTKEHILIHICEANIPSKEHFEKGINSSLLKWDRVDPNIKVFRGDYKKAVADAFAKSGAYELVLADSNDKLYEGSKSNLFVVIGNKVYSAPDSKILLGITRNRVMSSMQQAGGELVIDTFSLEELKETKGASLFVSSTPFDILPIASVDDVTFDSANDPLIKNISRCYIDQISKYINERR, from the coding sequence ATGGCTTATCCGTTGCTCGAAAGCCCTGTCGGCGGCGTTTATTACTATGACGGAAAGATCATCGAAAAAGGTTCGGATATCGAAAGTGAACTCTTAAAACCTACTGATTCCGTTACCTATTATGAGACGGTCAGGATCAAGGAAGGTGTCCTTCTTTATCTTGAAGATCATCTGGCCAGACTTGCAAAGTCGGTCAAAGGTATCGAGGATTTCCCCGTAGATCCCGCGCTCATCGAGAAGACGTCATACGGTTTCTTAAGAGAGCAGTATCCTGATTTCAAGGAAGGTAATCTTAGGATCGTCCTTACAAAGGAGCATATCCTCATTCATATCTGTGAGGCGAATATCCCTTCTAAGGAGCATTTTGAAAAGGGAATCAATTCATCGCTTCTTAAGTGGGACAGAGTAGATCCCAATATCAAGGTGTTCAGAGGCGACTACAAGAAGGCCGTAGCGGATGCTTTCGCTAAGAGCGGTGCTTACGAGCTTGTTCTCGCTGACAGCAATGACAAACTCTATGAGGGCTCAAAGTCCAATCTCTTTGTTGTTATCGGCAATAAGGTTTATTCGGCTCCCGATAGTAAGATACTTCTCGGTATCACCAGGAATCGCGTTATGTCTTCTATGCAGCAGGCAGGCGGCGAGCTCGTAATCGATACTTTTTCGCTTGAAGAATTAAAGGAGACAAAGGGTGCATCGCTCTTCGTATCGAGCACTCCTTTTGATATCCTTCCTATCGCATCTGTCGATGATGTTACTTTTGATTCGGCTAATGATCCGCTCATAAAGAACATCTCGAGATGCTATATCGACCAGATCAGCAAATATATAAACGAAAGAAGGTAA
- a CDS encoding argininosuccinate synthase, with amino-acid sequence MAKEKFLLAYSGGLDTSIIIPWLLENYDCEVIAMAGEVGIGVDETALKEKALKCGATKCYVEDISEEFITDYIYPTLKANAVYEGKYLLGTSFARPVIAKRMVEIAKKEGCTTIVHGATGKGNDQVRFELTIKALAPEMKILAPWRVWDIKSRDQEIDYAAARNIPVPVTKETNYSKDENLWHLSHEGMDLEDPANEPDLDKILELMVSPEKAPDKATYVTIKFEKGVPVEVDGQKMDPVSLLKYCNKVAGENGVGIADIVENRLVGMKSRGVYETPGGTLLYAAHRELELLTLERDTLHYKDLVAQRFAELVYYGQWFHPLREAISAFVDDTQKVVTGEVKMKLYKGNCTPAGTTSPFSLYDEEIATFEEDDVYDQAEAGGFINCFGLPMKVNAQMKKRNGLL; translated from the coding sequence ATGGCTAAAGAAAAATTCTTACTTGCTTATTCAGGCGGACTTGATACATCCATCATCATCCCCTGGCTTCTCGAGAACTACGATTGCGAAGTTATCGCAATGGCAGGTGAAGTCGGAATCGGTGTTGATGAGACTGCTCTTAAGGAGAAGGCATTAAAGTGCGGCGCTACTAAGTGCTACGTTGAGGATATCTCCGAAGAGTTCATCACAGATTATATCTACCCTACTCTTAAGGCTAACGCTGTTTACGAGGGTAAGTACCTTCTCGGTACATCTTTCGCTCGTCCCGTTATCGCTAAGAGAATGGTAGAGATCGCTAAGAAGGAAGGCTGCACAACTATCGTTCACGGTGCTACAGGTAAGGGTAACGATCAGGTTAGATTCGAGCTTACTATCAAGGCTCTCGCTCCTGAGATGAAGATCCTTGCTCCCTGGCGTGTATGGGATATCAAGTCCCGTGACCAGGAGATCGATTACGCTGCAGCTCGTAATATCCCCGTTCCCGTAACAAAGGAAACAAACTACTCTAAGGACGAGAACCTCTGGCACCTCTCTCACGAGGGTATGGATCTTGAGGATCCCGCTAACGAGCCTGATCTTGATAAGATCCTTGAGCTCATGGTTTCTCCCGAGAAGGCCCCCGATAAGGCTACATACGTAACTATCAAGTTCGAAAAGGGTGTTCCCGTAGAAGTTGACGGTCAGAAGATGGATCCCGTATCCCTTCTTAAGTACTGCAACAAGGTTGCAGGTGAAAACGGCGTAGGTATCGCTGATATCGTCGAGAACAGACTTGTCGGCATGAAGAGCCGTGGCGTATATGAGACTCCCGGCGGAACTCTCCTTTATGCAGCACACAGAGAGCTCGAGCTCCTTACACTTGAGCGCGACACACTTCACTACAAGGATCTCGTTGCACAGAGATTCGCTGAGCTCGTGTACTACGGACAGTGGTTCCACCCTCTTCGTGAGGCTATCTCCGCTTTCGTTGACGATACTCAGAAGGTCGTTACAGGTGAAGTCAAGATGAAGCTCTACAAGGGTAACTGCACACCTGCCGGCACAACATCACCCTTCTCCCTCTACGATGAAGAGATCGCTACTTTCGAGGAAGATGATGTTTACGATCAGGCAGAGGCAGGCGGATTCATCAACTGCTTCGGTCTTCCCATGAAGGTCAACGCACAGATGAAGAAGAGAAACGGTCTTCTCTGA
- a CDS encoding Protein N-acetyltransferase, RimJ/RimL family, whose amino-acid sequence MNIRPFKKCDADTIISWIKSERIFRYWCADRFESYPITGKDLIAQYEDLAFNDDIFHFVAYDDQGLIGHFNIRYPDKKDMSTVRLGYVIVDDSRRGQGLGKEMIVTALRYAVEYMNASKVTIGVFDNNPSALYCYLGAGFKDTGVTETYSCLGEDWTCKELIYDACDISADAEGFSYYISPEDYMMFRDAVGWGLFPLEEAEKSLRDSIVICIREEGKPVALGRIVWDHGYVVYIADIIVLPKYQGQGYGRRIMEKVMSTIRNNLKPGYSVMVSLSSAKGKESFYEKFGFINRPNDDVGHGMFQWIKEPFTKED is encoded by the coding sequence ATGAATATACGTCCATTCAAAAAATGTGATGCCGATACTATAATCTCGTGGATAAAGTCCGAACGGATCTTCCGCTACTGGTGTGCCGATCGATTCGAATCCTACCCGATAACCGGTAAGGATCTCATCGCACAGTATGAAGATCTGGCATTCAATGACGATATCTTTCATTTCGTCGCCTATGACGATCAGGGCCTTATCGGTCATTTCAACATTAGATACCCCGATAAGAAAGATATGAGCACGGTAAGACTCGGCTATGTAATAGTCGATGACAGCAGACGCGGTCAGGGACTCGGCAAAGAGATGATCGTTACTGCTCTGAGATATGCAGTTGAATATATGAACGCATCGAAAGTTACCATCGGAGTATTTGATAACAACCCCTCCGCCCTTTACTGCTACCTCGGAGCCGGCTTCAAGGACACGGGTGTTACGGAGACTTACTCATGTCTCGGTGAAGACTGGACGTGTAAAGAGCTCATTTATGATGCTTGCGATATATCCGCTGACGCGGAAGGGTTTTCGTATTATATAAGCCCCGAGGACTATATGATGTTCCGCGATGCAGTCGGCTGGGGCCTGTTCCCTCTCGAAGAAGCCGAGAAAAGCCTCAGGGATTCAATTGTTATCTGTATCAGAGAAGAAGGAAAGCCTGTCGCTCTAGGACGCATCGTATGGGATCACGGATATGTCGTTTATATTGCTGATATAATCGTTCTTCCGAAATATCAGGGACAGGGCTACGGCAGAAGGATCATGGAAAAGGTCATGAGCACTATCAGAAATAATCTTAAACCCGGATACAGTGTAATGGTGAGTCTTTCTTCGGCCAAAGGCAAAGAAAGCTTTTATGAAAAGTTCGGCTTTATCAACAGACCGAATGATGATGTTGGACACGGTATGTTCCAGTGGATCAAAGAACCTTTCACGAAGGAGGATTAA